One genomic segment of Lysobacter sp. 5GHs7-4 includes these proteins:
- a CDS encoding undecaprenyl-diphosphate phosphatase — protein MTDLLAALLLGIIEGITEFLPISSTGHLLIAQHWLGHRSDLFNISIQAGAILAVVLIYRQRLWQLATGFLPRNRAALARDVETYGMDLAAQRVVRQQNNFDYLLKLGVAFGVTAVLGIVVKKLGFELPDKVLPIAWALVLGGIWMLVAEHYAAKRALALGERSSITWTVAILVGVAQVIAGVFPGTSRSGATIFVALLAGTTNRAAATEFAFLVGIPTMFAATAYELLDVIGTPAAANEDWTALAVAFAASAVTAFVAVKWLLHYIQSHRFTAFAYYRFALGAALLLLMPSGS, from the coding sequence ATGACCGATCTGCTCGCCGCGCTGCTGTTAGGCATCATCGAAGGCATCACCGAATTCCTGCCGATTTCCAGCACCGGGCACCTGCTGATCGCACAGCACTGGCTGGGCCATCGTTCGGACCTGTTCAACATCTCGATCCAGGCCGGCGCGATCCTGGCGGTGGTGCTGATCTACCGGCAGCGGCTGTGGCAGCTGGCGACCGGTTTCCTACCGCGCAACCGCGCAGCCCTGGCCCGCGACGTCGAAACCTACGGCATGGACCTGGCCGCGCAGCGCGTGGTCCGGCAACAGAACAATTTCGACTACCTGCTCAAGCTCGGCGTCGCCTTCGGCGTGACCGCGGTGCTGGGCATCGTGGTCAAGAAGCTGGGCTTCGAGCTGCCCGACAAGGTGCTGCCGATCGCCTGGGCGCTGGTGCTGGGCGGCATCTGGATGCTGGTGGCCGAGCACTATGCGGCCAAGCGCGCGCTCGCGTTGGGCGAGCGCAGCAGCATCACCTGGACGGTGGCGATCCTGGTTGGCGTGGCGCAGGTGATCGCCGGCGTGTTCCCGGGCACCTCGCGCTCGGGCGCGACCATCTTCGTCGCCCTGCTGGCCGGCACCACCAACCGCGCGGCGGCGACCGAGTTCGCGTTCCTGGTCGGCATCCCCACCATGTTCGCGGCCACCGCTTACGAATTGCTGGACGTGATCGGCACGCCGGCGGCGGCCAACGAGGACTGGACCGCGCTGGCGGTCGCGTTCGCGGCCTCGGCGGTGACCGCGTTCGTGGCGGTGAAGTGGCTGCTGCACTACATCCAGAGCCATCGCTTCACCGCGTTCGCGTATTACCGCTTCGCGTTGGGCGCGGCCTTGCTGCTGCTGATGCCGTCGGGCAGCTGA